TAATTACAGGAGATTTAACCggtcataaaaaaaagaataaatcagGAATCAAAAAGTGTTGGGCTCACAATAAcgataatcaaaacaaacaataggTGGCGACAATAAGCTTCGGCAGAAGCTTGGTGGCCATTAACCAAAAAGAAGAAGAGTATCTTGTGGTCGTTAAGTCCGTTGCTGAGGAAATGACGTATGTATGTTCCCGGCGTATTTACGTGTCTTGCAAACAAAGTTGTCGAAGTAGAGCGATGCTGCTTTGGTAGACTATTAAAGTAACTCTCGTTGTTTTGGTATTTACAGAATCATTTAGGAATGAGTAGGAAATGTAACGTGTCGTGGGTAAAACCTACAGAGCCTACTTTTCTGAAGAAATTTAAAAATGACGTTGGTTACAAAGAAGGACCGACTGTGGATACAAAGGTATGGACGCAACACGAACAaaccattttgattttgtattctgTGTGTTAACTTCAGACCATACATTAAATTTAACGATGGAAAGGTTTTTAAATCACAGTTGTATTTCATAGTGTCGTTGTATTTTGCACTTTTAATTGTAGTCTTATTTTGTGACCTATCGCATTGAATTACACCACTTGACAGCTGCACAGTAATAGACATGAATCACCATTCTAGTAAGCTAGGCTGAGGTAcagttatataaatgttttaaaatcttaaaaacaacacagcacaTAAATTGTCTTGAAAACATAAAGGGAACCCAGGCATTGGGGGTTTACACTAGTTTCAGCAAGCGGGTCTCGTATCTAAATCTAATATTATTGACTGATTATGTCAGTGGCCATAGGCATGAACAAGTAGAGTGGTAATCTGTCAGCAGGAGCCTTTGATTGTTTTGCGTTCATCACAGCAGATCAGTGCAGTAGTTTAGTTTATTCGCATTATTAGGCCCAGTTCTCACTTTCGCGCTATTTACGTGCTGGAGGAAGGCTTTACGCACATTCTGAGCCGTTCTTCAGCGCGAAAACCAGGCACTTTGTGCCCACATAGCCAGCGCAGGTAACGCCTCCTCCACTAGTGTCTAAGATTCTCAGTTTATTGTATCATTATCAGTGGTATGGGTCAGATTTTTTTAACAGCCATATGGCGCACCAAAATCATTTTGTTTATGGGTATCAGCCAACTTTATTTTGGTACTCTGACGTAATCTACTGGATTCCCGTTTGATAGGTCTGGCATTCCTAAATTAATTTACTTTCAGATTAATCACAATAGATCGGTGCGCTTTATGATAATTtagcaataattaaaaaaaaaaaaaaaaaaaaaaaaagcctatctgtAGATGTTACTACCAGAGTAGGATTTTTACCACTGTTACGGCCGCAGATTTTGCTGGGTCTGTCCGTGACACAATACGGACTGACCCAGGTTACACAGGGTTGGGGTTGATTCAGGAAAACAATCGGAAAATTAAATTTTTAGACTGATTAGGTCAAAGGGTCAAAAGTTAGAGAGGTCAAAATGTGGTAGATGATAGTGGTGTAGGGTATGTGCAGGTAAGCGGCATTTACCAGCATTTAATTTtggcaatatagcgtttacccacttctcatataagcaATACAGAGTTTATTaatttctactctcctgtgatgcaaatcctgggttaaagacaagatattaaACGGTGAGCGTCTGATGTGTTGCTGCGCCAGAGAGCTCTGTCAGAACTGGCGCCAGCAGGGGGGTGTGGCACTGGACTGTCTTTTatgtgagtgttctgtgattgtttttttatgtactgttAATATTCTGTGAGACACTGGACATGCATAAAATGACACACCTCTCGGGTGCTGTTAATGTGAAAAGCCACAGACCCGACAGTGCGCTTcctttcgcgggctaggatgAAGGCTGCTAGCACCGTGCTGCAGGTCCAGTGTGTCtaacaacaaaacataaaaaaaacaatcccagaacactgaaacacacacacacacacacacacacacacacagagaacatgcAGTCCAGTGGCCACTCCACCCCTGCTTGCGCCACAGTTCTACCTGAGAGCTCTCAGGTGTCAGTCTGGCACAtagcagcaacacaacacagacgctCACCGTTTAATATCTTGtatttaacccaggatttgcatatcacaggagagtagaaacgAGTAAACTCTGTATtgcttatatgagaagtgggtaaacgctaaTTAAAAAACTGTTAAACCGCttacctgcgtataccctcgactacaccactgccaTCAAACACATTTCGACCTCTCTAACTTTTGACCCCTTGACCTGatcaatataaaaatgtaaatttgcaATTTTTTGTCTGAAACAACCCTAAGGACTAAGTTTGGTGTAAATCGGTGACGATAGGGTTTAAAATCCAACTTTTTAGGGTCTATTTGTTATGGAATGACCCTGCAGTGCTATCACAGTAGTAGCGAAACATATTTAGTGCAATTACCCATTTTCCTTTCTTTAAACTAACGTtcagtaaaatacaaatatttatcttTCTTAAAGCTACCGACAGCAGTCTCTTTGATGTTTCTTACTGGgtgtttttactggtaataaGAACCCCCTCCCCAGGACAACTTCTTGTAGCTTTAACCATCTCTAGTCATTCTGTAAATATAAAAGTTGTATTTAGAGATCGGTCGCTGATTTAACTTTGTGATGTTGTTAGACTAATGTGagttgattctctctctctgtctgtctctctgtctctctctctctctctctctctctctctctctctctctctctctctctctctctctctctctctctctctctctctctctgtctctccgtcTCTCCAGAGACAGGACATGCCCGTTCTAGATGACAATGGAGACAGCGATCGGGAGGACGAACTGCCCCAAGTGGTGGTTCTGAAGAAGGGAGATCTGTCTGCAGAGGAAGTAATGAAGATCAAAACTGACACTGATGGAAGCTCAAAGGAGGGCAAGTATATTTAATCTATCAACAGGGCTGGCACTAGGTTAACTTTGAGGTGGAGCCCCTTCCGGGTTAGAAACTAAAGAACTATTGACTGTTGTGTATAATGGTTAAAATCTCATTAGTTACTGGTAAATCTTGGTGAATAGGTTTAAACatattcaaaatattatttttcatgttGAAGTGATTTAAATAATGATTCTTCTGAGGTTGTTTACTGGATAATTCATGGAGATCAGTACACCGCTAAACAGCAGGTACAGTCACCATCTTCACTCTCTCTAGCCTTAGCTAATCAATCCCTGAGTTGATCACTCAGGCATGGCAAGTCAGAAATGACAGTAAATTTAACTAGGAGCTTATTAATTAACATACTAAACATTTTCCAGAATTCCTACTGTAGCTTTTTCATGTGATTTTCCTATGCTCACACATTTCAATCCCACCCCCGACACTCATTTaccctatttttttaaaaaaaggagaggCATTGCAGTGCTTCCAATTGTCCAGCCAAGCACAATGACAGACAGAATAAATATTATcatcaacaaaaaaaatcatcagtTCATTCTACTCAAAGCATTGCTTTGCTCTGAAACACTACTAATATTCAATTgtcattaatacgaatttcaagggggaagaaacatttttctttttctgcatGGCGATGCATTATCCATTGCTTTCACTATGGCAACTCAAAGTGCATCATAAGATctgtagtcccaaaacagcactaaataCACAGAGGCACTAACCCTGGATTTCCCAacatcctttacactcagctgtttgtACTAGAGCGATTCGTTTATTCAAATTCTTTCCCTAAACTGATAGCTTTAATATTTATAACACAATTATCACTATCTCAACTAGTCTCCTGCAAATTTAAAgctattatgaattagtcatttagcagatgcttttatccaaagcgacttacagagactaggtggtaaactatactgctgcagagtcacttacagtaggacctcgctgtcagccgaccgctttttttcacactgcagacccaccatggagccacctcagagctacagcgtcggaggacaacgcagctctgggcagtttacaagcaagcccgcaggtgcccggccagtctacaggggtcgctggtgcaagGTGAaatgaggacaccctggccgacctaagccccccacTGATATGGTAGTTGGGCTACCATATCAGTGTCTGTAAATCCATCAATCAGTGTCTTTACATGAACATAAGAATTCTGCTATTTTTCGTAATATATAGTTTTCCGAAAAGTTATTCCGATATCAAGTCATACAAACAAGTCGATAAAATAATTCTAAATGGATGTCAGTCAGATTTCAGTCACTGATCAGTTTACACAGTTCCATTTGTTTAGTTATGGATAAAGTTATATACTAATTTAAGTAGTATTTGATCAAAAGAAAACTCCATTATTACAACTATGGTTGTTCACACAAATTGCTTATACTGTTGGTGCAGCAAATGAATTCTAGCTAGGTAAAATACATTGAGAATTTACAGTACCCTATGTAAGGTAAGGTAGCTTATATGAAGAAAAGGATGAGCTATTGCAAGGATTGGACAGTTTGCACATGCTATGGAATTGGAACATGAGAGATGTACAGGATAATAATCTGTAGAATACAGCATAAGAATTTACAACTTCGCTAAATCTAAAATACCTAATTCATGCCTCCGTCTGCAGACTGAACTAAGCCCTGTCTGTTCCCATCCTAGTCACTACTGCGTATGCGCAAATCCTGTACGTTTTCCAAAAAATTAAATCCATGTACACAGTTCAATTTATCGGAAGGGTATTTAGATGATCTGttccaagtcatgtaaacactGAAAAGTGATGTTTTCAGAAAAATAATCTCATCCCCAAAATAATACAAGAAAGCAAACAGTCCAGTTTCAGGAAATATGTATCTCAATAAAGAAAGACAAACAAATTCAGTAACAGCACCTATGACAACATACAAGTAAGCACATATTAAGTGTAAAACTATAAATGTCCCTTATATAgcaaataactttaaataaaaatatatacacacacatatattaaacCTAAATATGTATTCAGTATGCAGAAGAGTAGGATGTTAATAACTGATcataactacaaaaaaaaacctcttaacCCTTGCAAGGCTGGCCTGGATATGCTAACAAGAGGGTTCTTTGATTGATTAGACTTTATCTATACATCTCTATCGCAGGACAGTATTATTTACACAATTTTGTTTGTGCTCCCATTATTTGGTGCCCTAGGAAGCCACCTATGTTGTCTACCTCTAGCCCCGGCCCTGTCTATCAAGTATATTGAATAGCACATCATACTATTCATGTGAGCTTGGTTTACAGATGTTGCTAAATCGTGCAAGGAAAGGACAATAGCTCACATACATGCAGGAATACAGCTAATAATTAAtaatagttcattattattaaaccTATCATTTTGTAACTTTCACTGGAGTTGCTATGGATTAACGGGAGAGGTCATAACCCCATTGCTGATGTGAAAATATGTTTGGAAAGTACATAGACTAAATGacagtttcaattttaaaaatgtaatgttaggAATTGCCTGTAGTTTGGTAATTACATCTGTTGCATTAGCTGTAAGTGTAATTTTAACTTTAACTAAAACTAATTGGAATGTTTGTCTGATATTCTAAAAACAAATAGTGAAATAGAGTAATAAACTGGCAATGCAGTGTGTCTTTAGTGATgtgtatacattttcttttagtacTCCAAGCACCCAGAAGCAGCACTGTACCCCACCCCTCTGTCCTGACTTTCATTGTGCCTTTTCCCTTGATTATTGCAGAAGACGACGCCTCTGCAGATGGTAAGATCATGTTCAGGAAGCCTGTCAAGCGCTCTTCAGACAACAAATTTCAACGCATCACAGCGACTtcaagcaaaaagaaaaagggtAATGAAAAGAAGGACAGTGATGACTCCAAAACCGCCACGGAGAACCTGCAGAAGAAAGTGAAAAACAGCAGCCTGCTTTCCTTCGGGGACGATGAGGAGGAAGACTAGCTCACCTTCAAGACTGGTGTCTTGTCCTGTAGCATTTTGATGAGCTTGATTATTAAAAGTGGATGTGTTTTTTGGAGGAATCGGTGACTAACTGGCTGATAATTGGTTTCACGGACCCTGATTGATGTTTGGGGGTTTTGAAACCAGCCCTTAAAGGTTTAGTAACTAAAGTTTTAATATACATGTCCCACCCTTACTTAGTACCAGTATCTGTCACTGCCTCCTTATCTGTTTCAATTACACTATTCATATCTAAATACGTTTTCTTAACTCTGAAAATACAGAAACAATTGACATGTAGGAGAAACTAGCTTATGTTATAGTGATGTACATcaactgtattagaaatgaaaagAGAGGCAGTAAAAATGATCTTGAACCTAATAATAGCATCATGTTTTAGACCACTTGCACACTAATTCTGGCAGAGAAGTTAAGAATCTGCAGTAGATGGGGATGTGTGCTGACAAGCAGGTTGGTGTCAGATGGCCACTATTATGAAAGATGTGTGTTTTATGAATTGTCCCTTTAGAACTATAGTTGCAAACAGTAAACTGATAAGATTCTGTTAACAGTTATCGACGTGGCACTACGATGCGTTCGCAGCCTAGGCACGTCTTCAAGGTTAATGAGGAAGGATTTTAATATTCTGCTCATAGGATGTAAATACATGTAAAGCTTCTATAAAGGAGCTGGGGATATATTATTCAACATATCAAATTtatgtttaaatatgttttgtttttttttctgttggtttAAGTATCTTGAATGTGTGATatgggtgtgtgttttttattttattttgctgtgatATGAATAAAGAAGCTTAATTTTACAATGCTGAATTTGGATTAGGAGAAATAGGATCCAATGTAATTGGCAAGCATTTCCATGTGGGTTTTAGATGTAACTTCCAGAGTTTAATGGGACAAGCTGTCATTTAATACTTGCAGATGTATGTTGAAACTTTTATATTACTGTCTTTTTTTGTATGGCATATGACTAACTTTCCCTAACTTTTTAATGTTTGTAAGTTGTTATCTGGAATGTGGTTACTGGAGTGGGCCAAGGGCAGCATCAGCATGGCAGTTATAATATCAACTGGCTGTTGTTAGGGTTAAAGAACGTTCTCGAACATTCTAGAACAAGGGGGCTCAATCTAAGAGCTTGTGAGCATAATTTATGAGTTGCCTATGGAAATGCTGTCCTAGGTCTGCTCCTGGATATTTAGGTGAAGATCTTGAATCTTCTCTTATCAGTAGTCACTACTTGATTTAATAAAACAAGGTATTTCAGTTTATTTGAGTGTCTCTGAAGCCTTTTCTACAAGTGAATGGATGATAAATTAAGACTGACCTAGTGAGTATGTATTGGGGTATATGAATTGGTTTGCAACGTGCAAATATTTCCCATCATTTCCAGTAAATTCCACACTGCAGGGACAAATAGCTGTACTGCTGTATGCTGTCTGAACAGGACAGTTAGTTTTTGCAGTAAATACAATTGGGGAGCACTTACTCAATTTATCACACCAAAATGTGGGATGTTATTTCAAATTCTAAGTCCATTCAAATCCAGTTGACATGTATATATgccatataggaggctgtgtgccatcatctacattagctgtaacatcctcagaaaattcaagtaggttagttaagcATGACCTCCCTCTTCTGAATCCTTGTTGCTGTATAAATAGTTTTCAAGCGTACTTCTTAATATTGCTTTCTTCATTTTGCATGTTACAGAAGTTAAACTAATAAGTCTATAATTACCTTTGTCTGTCTTGGTCCCCTTTGTAAATAATGACACAATATTTACAAGCTCCCAGTCCAGGGACCTCATCTGTTTCTATAGAACCATTCATGATAATAGCCAGTGGTCTACATCTTTCTACCTTTGTTTCCTAAAGCACCTTTGAATAAATATAATCTGGCCCCGGAGAGTTGTTATTTGTTTAGCTCCTGTAGGCATACTGGTGGCATATTTTCTCTCTGGTGAAAACATTCAATAAATATTGGTTTGATACATCACATATTTTGCAGTCCTCACAAACCTTGTTATCATACTTAACCTCCTCTTTCATagttattttacttttataataTTGGAAGAATTTTGTAGGATTATGTTCAGCATCACTGGCAATATTTTTTAGACCTCTTTTGGCCTTCCTAACATCTCACATATGTTATTTGTCCCTACATGGACAATCAGGTCCTGTTCCTGCCCTGTTTGTGACCCGATCTACTCTGTCGATCACATCTTCAACTCTAGCACTTGATCAATGTGATACTCAAATGTCAGGTTTAATTTTAATATAGATGGCTAAACAATTATACTATATTATATAATGCGTATTATGAAATAAGAGTATTGTAGCGTGGTAACTtagttgaaaacaaaaataaataaatacaaaagttagAGGTTTACCCCCGGCAGCCACTTGctctttaaacataaaaaaaaaaaaatttgaaaacgAACATACATTTTTCAAACCTTAGGCTCAGGTGCGtttaagaatgtatttatttagctaaCATGGTAAGCAATGAAGTTGCCAAAACCAACTACAGGAACTTACATGCTTACAAGGATGACACACTTATATTATATTTACTGGTTTTATCTTTCAAAACCAGTAACATTACTGGTTTTAACCTACTGTACATCAGACATAGGCAGCTCTGGTCATTCGGCCTGCTAAACCTCCAGGACCATCGTTGCCCATTTCTCATTATTAAAGTGTACATAAATATAAGTACACATTGATATTTGTGTATGGACAGATAAACTGTATTTGGAGACCTCATAATGAGCATTGTACCCTTGAAACTACCAAACTCAATCCTTGCTAACACTCGATCACACACGCATACACAAAATACACAGGCAATGGAGTAACAGTGAGCTTTTATTACAACACACATTAAGTGTTTAACAGGAAGTATTAgtttaataaaacagttaaaaacatttattatgcATTGAAAAATGTAGAGTATCTCTCAATACTATAAGGGGAGGCAACGTCGACCTTTCCAGCCCAGATTTCTATTACAGCCATGTCGTTAATTATTATATTGACTCGATTAAAACCTATGACCAAGTCTAAAGAACCGACAAATCATTTAATGATATTTACTAAAACTGTAAAGAAATGACCCTCCGTGACCTCAGTTGCCTTCCACTAGAGTAGATTATATTCACAGTATCAAATCTGATGCCATGATACAGTAAACATTAAAGTGACATTAGTTCCCAGCACTACATTCATCAGTGTATTTTTAGAAAGGCAACTTAAAGCAAGCTAGAAAAGCACAAATGATTACATAAATTGAAAACAGATACTTGATTTGCATCGGAAACTGGTCTGTG
The Acipenser ruthenus chromosome 3, fAciRut3.2 maternal haplotype, whole genome shotgun sequence genome window above contains:
- the LOC117435520 gene encoding uncharacterized protein KIAA1143 homolog — its product is MSRKCNVSWVKPTEPTFLKKFKNDVGYKEGPTVDTKRQDMPVLDDNGDSDREDELPQVVVLKKGDLSAEEVMKIKTDTDGSSKEEDDASADGKIMFRKPVKRSSDNKFQRITATSSKKKKGNEKKDSDDSKTATENLQKKVKNSSLLSFGDDEEED